From Larus michahellis chromosome 8, bLarMic1.1, whole genome shotgun sequence, one genomic window encodes:
- the ACADM gene encoding medium-chain specific acyl-CoA dehydrogenase, mitochondrial isoform X2: MNSHVPESCGGLGLGSFEACLIMEELAYRSTGVQTAIKANSLGQIPEIIVGNEHQQKKYLGRMTEEPMMCAYFVTEPGAGSDVAGIKRTAEKKGARTNPDPKAPARKAFTGFIVEADSPGIQIGKKEMNMGQRCSETSGIVFEDVRVPKENVLIAEGAGFKIAMGAFDRTKPPHQAVSFSLAAMAMEVELARVAYQRAAWEVDAGRRNTYYASIAKAFARDIANQVATDAVQIFGGNGFNTEYPVEKLMKDTKIYQIYEGTAQIQMMIKAREHVGKFKA, from the exons ATGAATTCACATGTACCAGAAAGCTGTG GTGGTCTTGGCCTTGGCAGCTTTGAAGCATGCCTTATTATGGAAGAGTTAGCATACAGATCTACGGGGGTTCAAACTGCCATCAAAGCAAATTCGCTAGGG caaatacCAGAAATCATTGTGGGAAATGAGCATCAGCAGAAAAAATACTTGGGAAGAATGACAGAGGAACCAATGATGTGT GCTTACTTTGTAACAGAGCCTGGAGCAGGCTCTGATGTGGCCGGTATAAAAAGAACAGCTGAGAAGAAAGGAG CTCGCACCAATCCAGATCCAAAAGCTCCTGCAAGGAAAGCCTTTACTGGATTCATTGTGGAAGCGGATAGCCCTGGAATCCAAATTGGAAAAAAG GAAATGAATATGGGTCAACGCTGCTCAGAGACAAGTGGTATCGTCTTTGAAGATGTGAGAGTCCCGAAAGAAAATGTACTAatagctgagggagctggctttAAAATCGCAATGGGAGCTTTTGATAGGACCAAACCACCT CACCAAGCGGTGTCTTTCTCGCTTGCTGCAATGGCAATGGAAGTGGAGCTGGCTCGTGTGGCGTACCAGAGGGCTGCCTGGGAAGTGGATGCTGGTCGCAGGAACACCTACTACGCCTCCATCGCAAAGGCATTTGCTAGGGACATTGCAAACCAAGTAGCTACCGATGCAGTACAGATTTTTGGAGGGAATGGATTTAATACTGAGTATCCTGTAGAAAAACTAATGAAAGACACTAAAATCTACCAG ATTTACGAGGGAACTGCTCAGATTCAAATGATGATCAAAGCTCGTGAACATGTTGGCAAATTTAAGGCTTAA
- the ACADM gene encoding medium-chain specific acyl-CoA dehydrogenase, mitochondrial isoform X1, with protein MPYYGRVSIQIYGGSNCHQSKFARGKFCLFLHPLNWNLCPFKRWINGLNIFFQQIPEIIVGNEHQQKKYLGRMTEEPMMCAYFVTEPGAGSDVAGIKRTAEKKGARTNPDPKAPARKAFTGFIVEADSPGIQIGKKEMNMGQRCSETSGIVFEDVRVPKENVLIAEGAGFKIAMGAFDRTKPPHQAVSFSLAAMAMEVELARVAYQRAAWEVDAGRRNTYYASIAKAFARDIANQVATDAVQIFGGNGFNTEYPVEKLMKDTKIYQIYEGTAQIQMMIKAREHVGKFKA; from the exons ATGCCTTATTATGGAAGAGTTAGCATACAGATCTACGGGGGTTCAAACTGCCATCAAAGCAAATTCGCTAGGGGTAAGTTCTGTCTTTTCCTACATCCCTTAAACTGGAATCTGTGCCCTTTCAAAAGATGGATTAACggtctaaatattttctttcagcaaatacCAGAAATCATTGTGGGAAATGAGCATCAGCAGAAAAAATACTTGGGAAGAATGACAGAGGAACCAATGATGTGT GCTTACTTTGTAACAGAGCCTGGAGCAGGCTCTGATGTGGCCGGTATAAAAAGAACAGCTGAGAAGAAAGGAG CTCGCACCAATCCAGATCCAAAAGCTCCTGCAAGGAAAGCCTTTACTGGATTCATTGTGGAAGCGGATAGCCCTGGAATCCAAATTGGAAAAAAG GAAATGAATATGGGTCAACGCTGCTCAGAGACAAGTGGTATCGTCTTTGAAGATGTGAGAGTCCCGAAAGAAAATGTACTAatagctgagggagctggctttAAAATCGCAATGGGAGCTTTTGATAGGACCAAACCACCT CACCAAGCGGTGTCTTTCTCGCTTGCTGCAATGGCAATGGAAGTGGAGCTGGCTCGTGTGGCGTACCAGAGGGCTGCCTGGGAAGTGGATGCTGGTCGCAGGAACACCTACTACGCCTCCATCGCAAAGGCATTTGCTAGGGACATTGCAAACCAAGTAGCTACCGATGCAGTACAGATTTTTGGAGGGAATGGATTTAATACTGAGTATCCTGTAGAAAAACTAATGAAAGACACTAAAATCTACCAG ATTTACGAGGGAACTGCTCAGATTCAAATGATGATCAAAGCTCGTGAACATGTTGGCAAATTTAAGGCTTAA